A single region of the Acetivibrio cellulolyticus CD2 genome encodes:
- a CDS encoding HAD family hydrolase, translating to MLKAVIFDMDGVIVDSEPIHFEVDKRVLKKCDFIANDDILNPYVGVSNPEMWKDLKEKYNLILSVEELLKLQSELKIEVLNETKIEAIDGIKELLNELKQNKIITAVASSSPRFFIEAILETIRIREYFKVILSGEEVQRGKPYPDVFLRTAEMLRVNPQECVVIEDSKNGVKAALSAGMKCIGFANLNSGSQDLSSASTIVDSICKINYNFVISIM from the coding sequence ATGTTAAAAGCTGTTATTTTTGATATGGATGGTGTTATAGTAGATAGTGAACCTATTCATTTTGAGGTTGATAAAAGAGTACTGAAAAAATGCGATTTTATTGCTAACGATGATATTTTAAATCCATATGTTGGAGTTTCAAATCCAGAAATGTGGAAGGATTTAAAAGAGAAATATAACTTAATTCTGAGTGTGGAAGAATTATTGAAATTGCAGTCTGAATTAAAAATTGAAGTATTGAATGAAACAAAAATAGAAGCAATAGATGGAATTAAAGAATTATTAAATGAACTAAAGCAGAATAAAATTATTACAGCAGTGGCATCTTCTTCACCAAGATTTTTTATTGAAGCCATATTAGAAACGATAAGAATAAGAGAATATTTTAAAGTAATATTAAGTGGTGAAGAAGTTCAAAGAGGAAAACCATACCCAGATGTTTTTTTAAGAACTGCGGAAATGTTAAGAGTTAATCCACAAGAATGCGTAGTCATTGAGGATTCTAAAAACGGTGTGAAAGCTGCTTTGTCTGCAGGAATGAAATGTATTGGATTTGCTAATTTGAATTCTGGCTCACAGGATTTATCAAGTGCATCAACAATAGTTGATAGTATTTGTAAGATAAATTATAATTTTGTGATAAGTATCATGTAG